One window of Brachybacterium ginsengisoli genomic DNA carries:
- the sepH gene encoding septation protein SepH produces the protein MRELELDGIHDDGEHVLLVDSDGERYTLRIDKALRAAVRSDRPALNMIQAADAAPLRPREIQAMLRSGRSAEDIAEASDIPLEHVRRYEGPVLAEREWTAQRARTFPVGRGGPSLLDVVSERLAAREATGDTAWDAWRRQDGTWTLEMTFSAGGRTRQAHWVADLDNRSVSPVDDEARWISDEDAPSEPTRGRGRLQAVRSSVYDLEADGSLEGSPSTSTRARTWPPRRPSADQHPSMIEDEDLEALNARRGLRSVPRPEDSATVWSGLEDAEDVPDGSIPAEEGDAFVAGLDELDELDGTDPAADQVEGAPEGSGPDLEAELEHAVGDDDPGDGLFEDLYTATDGSDSSEDASLDSDASDEQVLDAEDEDSPESGTSEGAASEQAPIQYQDTVDLTPLPGFDEPSSAPEDAAEQGEPEQPKPTKKSRQRSKRASMPSWDEIVFGSKHD, from the coding sequence ATGCGCGAGCTCGAACTCGACGGGATCCATGATGACGGGGAACATGTGCTCCTGGTCGACTCCGATGGCGAGCGGTACACGCTGCGCATCGACAAGGCCCTGCGCGCCGCCGTGCGCTCGGACCGCCCGGCCCTGAACATGATCCAGGCGGCCGACGCCGCTCCCCTGCGACCGCGCGAGATCCAGGCGATGCTCCGCTCCGGCCGCAGCGCCGAGGACATCGCGGAGGCCTCCGACATCCCGCTCGAGCACGTGCGTCGCTACGAGGGCCCGGTGCTCGCCGAGCGCGAGTGGACCGCCCAGCGCGCCCGCACCTTCCCCGTCGGCCGAGGCGGCCCGTCCCTGCTCGACGTCGTCTCCGAGCGGCTCGCCGCGCGCGAGGCCACGGGGGACACCGCCTGGGACGCCTGGCGCCGCCAGGACGGCACCTGGACGCTGGAGATGACCTTCTCCGCCGGCGGCCGCACGCGCCAGGCGCACTGGGTCGCGGATCTCGACAACCGCTCCGTCTCCCCGGTGGACGACGAGGCCCGTTGGATCAGCGACGAGGACGCCCCGTCCGAGCCGACCCGCGGCCGCGGGCGCCTGCAGGCCGTGAGGAGCTCGGTCTACGACCTCGAGGCCGACGGCTCGCTGGAGGGCTCGCCGAGCACGTCGACGCGTGCCCGCACCTGGCCTCCGCGACGCCCCTCGGCCGACCAGCACCCCTCGATGATCGAGGACGAGGACCTCGAGGCCCTCAACGCCCGCCGGGGCCTGCGCTCCGTGCCGCGCCCGGAGGACTCCGCCACGGTCTGGTCCGGTCTCGAGGACGCGGAGGACGTTCCGGACGGCTCGATCCCCGCGGAGGAGGGCGACGCGTTCGTCGCCGGGCTCGACGAGCTCGATGAACTCGACGGAACGGATCCCGCCGCGGACCAGGTCGAGGGTGCGCCGGAGGGTTCCGGTCCAGACCTCGAGGCCGAGCTCGAGCACGCCGTCGGGGACGACGACCCCGGAGACGGCCTGTTCGAGGATCTCTACACGGCGACCGACGGCTCCGACTCCTCCGAGGATGCGAGCCTCGACAGCGATGCCTCCGACGAGCAGGTGCTCGACGCCGAGGACGAGGACTCCCCGGAGAGCGGCACCTCCGAGGGCGCGGCTTCCGAGCAGGCGCCGATCCAGTACCAGGACACGGTCGACCTGACCCCGCTCCCCGGCTTCGACGAGCCGTCCTCCGCACCGGAGGACGCCGCGGAGCAGGGCGAGCCCGAGCAGCCGAAGCCGACCAAGAAGTCGCGTCAGCGCAGCAAGCGCGCCTCGATGCCCAGCTGGGACGAGATCGTCTTCGGCTCGAAGCACGACTGA
- the dut gene encoding dUTP diphosphatase gives MPVDHTDTLPEGEAATSAPDAPTLRVLRSDAVPTPHRAHPDDAGLDLASAEDVVIPAGGRALVDTGLALALPPGTVGMVCPRSGLAARHGVTVLNGPGIVDAGYRGPIKVALHNTDLSEPFALHVGDRIAQLVVVPFLAPQLVEVDTLDETARAAGGFGSSGGFGSGDAPTGAHETTEG, from the coding sequence ATGCCTGTCGATCACACTGACACCCTGCCGGAGGGCGAGGCGGCGACCTCCGCTCCCGACGCTCCCACGCTCCGGGTCCTCCGCAGCGACGCCGTGCCCACGCCGCATCGCGCCCACCCCGACGACGCCGGCCTGGATCTCGCCAGTGCCGAGGACGTCGTGATCCCGGCCGGCGGCCGGGCGCTGGTGGACACCGGTCTCGCCCTCGCGCTCCCTCCGGGGACGGTGGGGATGGTGTGCCCGCGGTCGGGCCTCGCCGCCCGCCACGGGGTCACCGTGCTCAACGGTCCCGGTATCGTGGATGCCGGCTACCGGGGGCCGATCAAGGTCGCCCTGCACAACACCGACCTGTCGGAGCCCTTCGCCCTGCATGTCGGGGACCGCATCGCCCAGCTCGTGGTGGTGCCTTTCCTCGCCCCGCAGCTCGTCGAGGTGGACACCCTGGACGAGACCGCGCGAGCAGCCGGAGGCTTCGGCTCCAGCGGCGGATTCGGCTCGGGCGACGCCCCGACCGGTGCCCACGAGACCACGGAGGGATGA
- a CDS encoding DUF4193 domain-containing protein, which yields MATDYDAPRKNDDDSNDDSIEELKGRRNEAATPTVDEDEAEAADSYELPGADLSGEELSVRVLPRQADEFTCASCFLVKHRSQIDHVEGTLIICKECAAA from the coding sequence ATGGCCACTGATTACGACGCCCCGCGCAAGAACGACGACGACTCGAACGACGACTCCATCGAGGAGCTGAAGGGTCGGCGGAACGAGGCCGCCACCCCGACCGTGGACGAGGACGAGGCCGAGGCCGCGGACTCCTACGAGCTCCCGGGTGCGGATCTCTCCGGCGAGGAGCTGTCGGTCCGGGTCCTGCCCCGACAGGCGGACGAGTTCACCTGCGCCAGCTGCTTCCTCGTCAAGCACCGCAGCCAGATCGACCACGTCGAGGGCACCCTCATCATCTGCAAGGAGTGCGCGGCGGCCTGA
- a CDS encoding DUF3093 domain-containing protein has protein sequence MSAAADHTADHAAQGASAGAAPSTPLFHERLLPGPGAWIVAVVVGAALGLILVPLNLAAAIIVAAVAIIVLLVVLVQYSPVIEVSDGRFRLSRAQIEVELLGEPVALAGEEWALTIGQDFEPLAHHCVRGWTRTGLRVEVLDPEDPTTAWVASTRRPEDLALALRTAKALQQRGDQDLAD, from the coding sequence ATGTCCGCAGCAGCCGATCACACCGCAGACCACGCCGCCCAGGGCGCCTCCGCCGGAGCCGCCCCGAGCACTCCGCTCTTCCACGAGCGCCTGCTCCCCGGGCCGGGCGCCTGGATCGTGGCGGTGGTGGTGGGCGCCGCCCTCGGCCTGATCCTCGTGCCGCTGAACCTGGCGGCCGCGATCATCGTCGCGGCGGTCGCGATCATCGTGCTGCTCGTCGTGCTCGTGCAGTACTCGCCCGTGATCGAGGTCTCGGACGGACGCTTCCGGCTCTCCCGCGCACAGATCGAGGTGGAGCTGCTGGGAGAGCCCGTGGCCCTCGCCGGCGAGGAGTGGGCGCTGACCATCGGGCAGGACTTCGAGCCCCTGGCCCACCACTGCGTGCGCGGCTGGACGCGCACCGGTCTGCGGGTCGAGGTGCTGGATCCGGAGGATCCCACCACGGCCTGGGTCGCCTCGACCCGCCGTCCGGAGGATCTCGCCCTCGCCCTGCGCACCGCGAAGGCGCTGCAGCAGCGCGGGGACCAGGACCTCGCGGACTGA
- a CDS encoding bifunctional acetate--CoA ligase family protein/GNAT family N-acetyltransferase, translating to MADRRDGLRSLRRRTRGGDEAELAYPAHWEADIALRDGSAAHLRPIRPTDADALQDFHQRQSEQSRYLRFFAPMPKISPRDLARFTRVDHVDRVAFIVLVGEDIIAVGRYDRVSPHTAEVAFNVSDSRQGTGLASVLLEHLVAAARERDINEFTAEVLPQNAKMIKVFTETGFDVARRLDDGVVMVSFRIDPTARSLAVMAEREHRAESRSMARLLDPRSVLLIGVSSREDSAGGRFLTALEDSGYSGTVHLVSREALELRGHRTWARVADVPGTVDLAVIALRPEACLDAIEECAEIGVRSVVIPAEGFSDSDEGRTLQRELVARVRLHGMRLLGPGSLGFLRTGEDPISLSLSPRMPRPGNAALAGQSSALSAMLLAGTDARGIGLREFVGVGNRADVSLNDTLQHWEDDDEVGVIGLALESMGNPRKFTRIARRLTRSTPLVVLRPPGSESHRPPGHDVRTSTLPRRALDQVLESAGVVQTRGVDHLLDVVDALGRQGIPLGRRVGLLSNTAALGASLRGAADQAGLEVVADNHSVPLSPDVRLIQRAFTSMAAPGNVDLVIAGILDPLSGDAVEVLRQMAIVARNSEVVLLVCLVSSTERFDVVHQAVRADGSLPPVHATPFAVARAAAGMLAAALRPQVDDEAPAHREDVDRATALSVVERWRAGVGAADGALGTDDTRALLAAYGIDLLPSQQITDVEDALARAAQIGYPVALKSTDPVLRHRADLGGVRLEIPDAVQLRHAVEAMRRDLAFSSAPLEVQAMAPTGVPMVVRSVEDPSLGPVVSLSVAGDATDLLDDIAYAIPPFSESGAAQLVDAPASAVKLRGTRGLPPADREALADLVVRIGLLAEDVPELAFLELYPVLVSQHGLTVVSARAQLAPAPNRTDSARRTLSGPPGA from the coding sequence ATGGCGGACAGACGAGATGGATTGCGCTCCCTGCGCCGCCGCACCCGGGGCGGCGACGAGGCCGAGCTCGCCTACCCGGCGCACTGGGAGGCGGACATCGCGCTGCGCGACGGCTCGGCCGCCCACCTGCGCCCGATCCGACCCACGGATGCCGACGCGCTCCAGGACTTCCATCAGCGACAGTCCGAGCAGTCGCGGTACCTGCGCTTCTTCGCTCCGATGCCGAAGATCTCCCCGCGGGACCTCGCCCGCTTCACCCGCGTGGACCACGTGGACCGGGTCGCCTTCATCGTGCTGGTGGGGGAGGACATCATCGCGGTGGGCCGCTACGACCGGGTCTCCCCGCACACCGCGGAGGTGGCGTTCAACGTCTCCGACTCGCGGCAGGGCACGGGCCTGGCCTCCGTCCTGCTCGAGCATCTCGTCGCCGCCGCCCGCGAGCGCGACATCAACGAGTTCACCGCCGAGGTGCTGCCGCAGAACGCGAAGATGATCAAGGTCTTCACCGAGACCGGCTTCGACGTGGCCCGTCGGCTGGACGACGGCGTCGTGATGGTCTCCTTCCGCATCGACCCGACCGCGCGCTCGCTCGCCGTGATGGCGGAGCGGGAGCACCGCGCCGAGTCCCGGTCGATGGCGCGCCTGCTCGATCCCCGCTCCGTGCTGCTGATCGGGGTCTCCTCCCGGGAGGACTCCGCCGGTGGCCGGTTCCTCACCGCCCTGGAGGACTCCGGCTACTCCGGCACCGTGCACCTCGTGTCGCGCGAGGCGCTCGAGCTGCGCGGGCACCGCACCTGGGCGCGGGTGGCGGACGTCCCCGGCACCGTGGACCTGGCCGTCATCGCGCTGCGCCCCGAGGCGTGCCTGGACGCCATCGAGGAGTGCGCCGAGATCGGCGTGCGCAGCGTGGTGATCCCCGCCGAGGGGTTCTCGGACAGCGACGAGGGCCGCACCCTGCAGCGCGAGCTCGTGGCGCGGGTCCGCCTGCACGGCATGCGGCTGCTGGGCCCCGGCTCGCTCGGCTTCCTGCGCACGGGCGAGGACCCGATCAGCCTCTCCCTCTCCCCGCGGATGCCGCGCCCCGGCAACGCCGCCCTGGCCGGTCAGTCCAGCGCGCTCTCGGCGATGCTGCTGGCCGGCACCGACGCCCGCGGCATCGGTCTGCGGGAGTTCGTGGGGGTCGGCAACCGGGCCGACGTCTCCCTCAACGACACCCTCCAGCACTGGGAGGACGACGACGAGGTCGGGGTCATCGGCCTCGCCCTGGAGTCCATGGGCAACCCGCGCAAGTTCACCCGCATCGCCCGTCGGCTCACCCGTTCGACGCCGCTGGTGGTGCTGCGGCCCCCGGGCAGCGAGTCCCATCGGCCGCCCGGGCACGACGTGCGCACCTCGACGCTCCCGCGCCGCGCGCTGGACCAGGTGCTCGAGTCCGCCGGGGTGGTGCAGACCCGGGGTGTGGACCACCTGCTGGACGTGGTCGACGCCCTCGGTCGCCAGGGCATCCCTCTGGGTCGCCGGGTGGGCCTGCTCTCGAACACGGCGGCGCTGGGGGCCAGCCTCCGCGGCGCGGCCGACCAGGCCGGGCTCGAGGTGGTGGCGGACAACCACAGCGTCCCGCTGTCCCCGGATGTGCGGCTCATCCAGCGCGCCTTCACCTCGATGGCCGCCCCCGGGAACGTGGACCTGGTGATCGCCGGGATCCTCGACCCGCTGAGCGGGGACGCCGTCGAGGTGCTGCGGCAGATGGCGATCGTGGCCCGCAACTCCGAGGTGGTGCTGCTGGTGTGCCTGGTCTCCTCGACGGAGCGCTTCGACGTGGTCCACCAGGCGGTGCGCGCCGACGGCTCCCTGCCCCCGGTGCATGCGACCCCCTTCGCGGTGGCCCGTGCCGCGGCGGGGATGCTCGCCGCCGCGCTGCGCCCGCAGGTCGACGACGAGGCGCCCGCCCATCGGGAGGACGTGGACCGCGCCACCGCCCTGTCGGTCGTGGAGCGCTGGCGAGCAGGGGTGGGCGCGGCGGACGGCGCCCTGGGCACCGACGACACCCGTGCGCTGCTGGCCGCCTATGGGATCGACCTGCTCCCCTCGCAGCAGATCACGGACGTCGAGGACGCCCTCGCCCGTGCCGCGCAGATCGGGTACCCGGTCGCGCTGAAGAGCACCGATCCGGTGCTCCGCCACCGTGCCGACCTCGGAGGCGTGCGGCTGGAGATCCCCGACGCGGTGCAGCTGCGCCACGCCGTGGAGGCGATGCGCCGGGATCTGGCCTTCTCGAGCGCGCCTCTCGAGGTCCAGGCCATGGCCCCGACCGGGGTGCCGATGGTGGTGCGCAGCGTCGAGGACCCGTCGCTGGGCCCGGTGGTCTCCCTCTCGGTCGCCGGCGACGCCACCGATCTCCTGGACGACATCGCCTATGCGATCCCGCCCTTCAGCGAGAGCGGCGCGGCACAGCTGGTCGACGCACCGGCCTCCGCCGTCAAGCTGCGCGGGACCCGTGGGCTGCCTCCCGCGGACCGGGAGGCGCTCGCCGACCTGGTGGTCCGCATCGGGCTGCTCGCGGAGGACGTCCCCGAGCTCGCCTTTCTCGAGCTGTATCCGGTCCTGGTCTCGCAGCACGGCCTCACCGTGGTGTCCGCGCGGGCGCAGCTGGCTCCCGCCCCGAACCGCACGGACAGCGCGCGCCGCACACTCTCCGGACCGCCCGGCGCCTGA
- a CDS encoding alkaline phosphatase family protein: MTAPVPPVGPPRSAGADASAAPIDWPEDLLPPPFADGARPALLDVIPPLLQDPEPGRDLVVLLDGVGADLLAEHRSLTPTLRRLESQVARVRTVTPATTSSAMVSLHTGRAPLEHGVLGYLTRDPRTGHSLNQLTGAPGTDPREWMPLPTPVETGTRRAVQVAPAKHAGSHLSGVAFRGWEFLGHGRGDRVEAVRTALHRAGSDGLVHLHVDDVDHAGHRHGVDSEEWRTALAEVDALLGTLQRRLPRGTRIHVTADHGMVDTSPEHTIDLAEHPSLLRRVEEVAGEARALSLHTVPGEGADEELAEGLTDLLGERALVLRRPQILAAGLLGPVGTEFSERVAPRVPDVLVLARGRWSVDDFSRRPETARHMVGVHGSLTSAEAWIPLLRLET; this comes from the coding sequence ATGACCGCGCCCGTCCCGCCCGTCGGACCGCCGCGGAGCGCCGGGGCCGACGCCTCGGCCGCTCCGATCGACTGGCCCGAGGACCTGCTTCCCCCGCCCTTCGCCGACGGAGCCCGCCCGGCTCTGCTGGACGTGATCCCGCCGCTGCTCCAGGACCCCGAGCCGGGCCGCGACCTGGTGGTGCTGCTGGACGGGGTCGGTGCCGACCTCCTGGCCGAGCACCGCTCCCTGACACCCACGCTGCGGCGGCTCGAGTCCCAGGTCGCGCGGGTGCGCACCGTCACGCCCGCCACCACCTCCAGCGCCATGGTGTCCCTGCACACGGGCAGGGCCCCGCTCGAGCACGGCGTGCTGGGCTACCTCACCCGCGATCCGCGCACCGGGCACAGCCTCAACCAGCTCACCGGTGCTCCGGGCACCGACCCCCGCGAGTGGATGCCGCTGCCCACCCCCGTGGAGACCGGGACCCGACGGGCGGTGCAGGTGGCTCCCGCGAAGCACGCGGGATCCCATCTCAGCGGGGTCGCCTTCCGGGGCTGGGAATTCCTGGGGCACGGCCGAGGCGACCGGGTGGAGGCGGTCCGCACCGCGCTCCATCGCGCCGGGTCGGACGGGCTGGTCCACCTCCACGTCGACGACGTCGATCACGCCGGGCATCGCCACGGCGTGGACTCCGAGGAGTGGCGGACGGCGCTCGCCGAGGTCGATGCCCTGCTGGGCACGCTGCAGCGACGGCTCCCTCGGGGCACCCGGATCCACGTCACGGCCGATCACGGGATGGTCGACACCTCCCCGGAGCACACGATCGACCTGGCCGAGCATCCGTCGCTGCTGCGGCGGGTCGAGGAGGTCGCCGGCGAGGCGCGAGCCCTCTCGCTGCACACCGTGCCGGGGGAGGGGGCCGACGAGGAGCTCGCCGAGGGGCTCACCGACCTGCTCGGCGAGCGCGCTCTGGTGCTGCGCCGGCCGCAGATCCTCGCCGCGGGGCTGCTGGGGCCCGTCGGCACCGAGTTCTCCGAACGCGTCGCACCGCGAGTCCCGGACGTGCTCGTCCTCGCCCGCGGCCGCTGGAGCGTCGATGATTTCTCCCGCCGCCCCGAGACCGCGCGTCACATGGTCGGGGTCCACGGATCCCTCACCTCGGCCGAGGCCTGGATCCCGCTGCTGCGCCTCGAGACCTGA
- a CDS encoding DUF5998 family protein: MTTALPADLLEDLETAGYFPQTAAQSLERLLRTERPVAHLVRPETTFDGPEVRRHLTVVVLTATHLLVTHLDDDPADALNPSQVVSTTERIRLRRITSTGLSQVFDTDGKGSPGTEAEVTLGVSWDGSRRLDLERALCEDPNCQLDHGYTGTIAPSDLALRVSALADGAGAVDAALAFHDRLVDAIDAAGE, encoded by the coding sequence ATGACCACCGCTCTTCCCGCTGACCTCCTCGAGGATCTCGAGACCGCCGGCTACTTCCCGCAGACGGCCGCCCAGAGCCTCGAGCGCCTCCTGCGCACCGAGCGTCCCGTCGCCCACCTGGTGCGCCCCGAGACCACCTTCGACGGCCCCGAGGTGCGCCGCCACCTGACCGTCGTCGTCCTGACCGCCACCCACCTGCTGGTCACCCATCTCGACGACGACCCCGCCGATGCGCTCAACCCCAGCCAGGTGGTCTCCACCACAGAGAGGATCCGCCTGCGCCGGATCACCTCCACCGGCCTCTCCCAGGTCTTCGACACCGACGGGAAGGGCAGCCCCGGCACCGAGGCGGAGGTCACCCTCGGAGTGAGCTGGGACGGGAGCCGGCGCCTGGACCTCGAGCGGGCGCTGTGCGAGGACCCGAACTGCCAGCTCGACCACGGCTACACCGGCACCATCGCCCCCTCTGATCTCGCGCTGCGGGTCTCGGCCCTGGCCGACGGCGCCGGCGCCGTCGATGCCGCGCTCGCCTTCCACGACCGCCTGGTCGACGCGATCGACGCCGCGGGGGAGTGA
- a CDS encoding DUF3710 domain-containing protein: MTMGLFSRRKQRDAEQADAASTTDEHDDATADSDGLLDQEVEETQDATDEDGADEDVTESDDEPDVEEEAPRGEHLEDGPFDEADAPEEDRIDLGGLQVPTIDGLELRMEIDQRSSAVTGANLVLGGSSLQVQAFAAPKTRGLWEDVRRSLRDSVVSQGGTAETRPGVFGTELITRLPVKRADGRTGYRPARFIGIDGRRWFLRAILTGKALSDPEQSKSFETLISRLVVVRGTGAMAPQELIPLHLPGERPGLDQIRSGPLDPLARGPEITEIG, encoded by the coding sequence ATGACCATGGGACTGTTCTCCCGCAGGAAGCAGCGCGACGCCGAGCAGGCGGACGCAGCCTCGACCACCGACGAGCACGACGACGCCACGGCGGACTCCGACGGGCTCCTCGACCAGGAGGTCGAGGAGACGCAGGACGCGACCGATGAGGACGGTGCCGACGAGGACGTGACCGAGTCGGACGACGAGCCGGACGTCGAGGAGGAGGCGCCCCGAGGGGAGCACCTCGAGGACGGCCCCTTCGACGAGGCGGATGCGCCGGAGGAGGATCGCATCGATCTCGGCGGGCTCCAGGTCCCCACCATCGACGGCCTGGAGCTGCGGATGGAGATCGACCAGCGCAGCAGCGCGGTCACCGGTGCGAACCTCGTGCTGGGCGGCTCCTCGCTCCAGGTCCAGGCGTTCGCGGCGCCGAAGACCCGGGGGCTGTGGGAGGACGTGCGGCGCTCCCTGCGCGACTCCGTCGTCTCCCAGGGCGGCACCGCGGAGACGCGTCCCGGCGTGTTCGGCACCGAGCTGATCACCCGTCTGCCCGTGAAGCGCGCCGACGGCCGCACCGGATATCGGCCGGCGCGGTTCATCGGGATCGACGGGCGGCGCTGGTTCCTGCGGGCGATCCTGACCGGCAAGGCGCTGAGCGACCCCGAGCAGTCGAAGAGCTTCGAGACGCTCATCTCGCGACTGGTCGTGGTGCGCGGCACCGGGGCGATGGCCCCGCAGGAGCTGATCCCGCTGCACCTCCCCGGTGAGCGACCCGGGCTCGATCAGATCCGGTCCGGTCCGCTCGACCCGCTGGCCCGCGGGCCCGAGATCACCGAGATCGGATGA
- a CDS encoding DUF3159 domain-containing protein, with amino-acid sequence MSPAPEDPTPGQDAADVPDATDVPDAAAPGASQHAPTDDRNRRGGLGAVLQEEEFSVADAIGGPRGILESVLPTLLFVVLFVTTRSVMVAAVAATAVVVVLLIARIVQRQSVSTVLGGLFGAALGAVLAIRSGEGSDFYWPGIVTNAVSLVVLLVSLLVRRPLVGLMVGLLDPRVKDWASDRDARRVYTRATLLFVGLYAAKLAVQLPLLLTGQVAALGAAKIAMGLPAFAVIVYLVWMMHRGLLARRERG; translated from the coding sequence ATGAGCCCCGCCCCGGAGGATCCGACCCCTGGGCAGGACGCCGCCGACGTCCCGGACGCCACCGACGTCCCGGACGCCGCCGCGCCCGGAGCCTCGCAGCACGCCCCGACCGACGACCGGAACCGGCGCGGCGGTCTCGGTGCCGTCCTCCAGGAGGAGGAGTTCTCGGTCGCCGACGCGATCGGCGGGCCGCGCGGCATCCTCGAATCGGTGCTACCCACTCTGCTCTTCGTCGTGCTCTTCGTCACCACCCGCTCCGTGATGGTCGCCGCAGTGGCCGCGACGGCCGTTGTGGTGGTGCTCCTCATCGCGCGCATCGTGCAGCGCCAGAGCGTCAGCACGGTGCTCGGCGGACTCTTCGGCGCGGCTCTCGGCGCGGTGCTCGCGATCCGCTCGGGGGAGGGGTCGGACTTCTACTGGCCCGGCATCGTCACCAATGCCGTCTCCCTGGTGGTGCTGCTGGTCTCGCTGCTGGTGCGCCGCCCGCTGGTGGGACTGATGGTGGGCCTGCTGGATCCGCGGGTGAAGGACTGGGCCTCGGACCGCGACGCCCGGCGTGTGTACACGCGGGCCACGCTGCTGTTCGTCGGCCTCTACGCCGCCAAGCTCGCCGTCCAGCTCCCGCTGCTCCTGACAGGGCAGGTCGCCGCGCTGGGCGCCGCGAAGATCGCCATGGGCCTCCCGGCCTTCGCGGTCATCGTCTATCTGGTCTGGATGATGCACCGCGGTCTGCTCGCGCGGAGGGAGCGGGGCTGA